In Sphingobacteriales bacterium, one DNA window encodes the following:
- a CDS encoding Ni/Fe hydrogenase subunit alpha yields the protein MKRITIDPITRLEGHGKIEIFLNEEGNVSNVYFQVPELRGFEKFVEGRPVEELPSIVAKICGVCPGCHHMASGKAVDAVFGVTPPPTARKLRELFYMAHFVHSHIAHFYALAAPDFVVGPDAPASERNVLGVIGKVGVEIGTEVIKQRRLAQEIQALLGGHQTYVVMNIPGGVRKGLLPAERDEIVNKAKGFIEFSKFSLKIFEDVVLGNKDYVDLILNGPYSLKLHSMGLVDDNNHVNFYDGKVRVVDVNGNEHCKYSPEEYREYVAERVEPFSYLKFPYLKKIGWKGFVDGQESGVYHATPLSRLNAADGMATPLAQKEYEKMYSVLGEKPVHATLAMHWARLIELLYASERLYELATDPDITGKELRAELGKIHGEGVGIVEAQRGTLTHHYWTDERGIVLKANIIVGTTNNNAAISMSIKKAAMGLIKKGVEITDGILNKIEMAFRAYDPCFSCATHSLPGEMKLKLCIYDEKGNLINTYERK from the coding sequence ATGAAAAGAATAACTATTGATCCGATAACGAGACTTGAAGGACACGGAAAAATTGAAATATTCCTGAATGAAGAAGGAAATGTGTCCAATGTTTATTTTCAGGTTCCGGAACTTAGAGGATTTGAAAAATTTGTTGAAGGACGACCTGTTGAAGAACTACCATCCATTGTAGCAAAAATTTGTGGAGTTTGTCCGGGCTGTCACCACATGGCTTCAGGTAAAGCGGTGGATGCTGTATTTGGCGTAACTCCCCCTCCAACTGCCCGAAAACTTCGGGAACTTTTTTATATGGCACATTTTGTCCACAGTCATATTGCTCATTTTTATGCACTTGCAGCACCAGATTTTGTAGTTGGTCCTGATGCTCCTGCTTCCGAACGAAATGTATTGGGAGTTATTGGAAAAGTTGGAGTTGAAATCGGAACTGAAGTCATTAAACAAAGACGGCTTGCTCAGGAAATTCAGGCCTTATTAGGCGGACATCAGACTTATGTGGTCATGAATATTCCTGGTGGAGTCAGAAAAGGATTGCTCCCTGCTGAGCGCGATGAAATTGTTAACAAAGCTAAAGGTTTTATTGAGTTTTCAAAGTTCAGCCTGAAAATTTTTGAAGATGTTGTTCTCGGAAATAAAGATTATGTTGATCTGATTCTCAATGGTCCGTATTCTTTAAAACTTCACTCCATGGGATTGGTAGATGACAATAACCATGTGAACTTTTATGATGGTAAAGTCAGGGTGGTTGATGTCAATGGAAATGAACATTGCAAATATTCACCTGAGGAATACCGGGAATATGTTGCAGAAAGAGTCGAACCTTTTAGCTATCTGAAATTTCCATATCTGAAGAAAATTGGATGGAAAGGTTTTGTAGACGGTCAGGAATCAGGAGTATATCATGCTACACCCTTGTCAAGATTGAATGCTGCAGATGGAATGGCTACTCCTTTGGCACAAAAAGAATACGAAAAAATGTATTCTGTTCTTGGTGAAAAACCCGTTCATGCAACATTAGCCATGCACTGGGCACGCTTGATTGAGTTACTTTATGCTTCTGAACGCTTATATGAATTAGCTACTGACCCTGATATAACGGGAAAGGAGTTACGTGCAGAACTTGGAAAAATTCATGGTGAAGGTGTTGGGATAGTTGAAGCACAAAGAGGAACACTCACACATCATTATTGGACAGATGAAAGGGGTATAGTACTTAAAGCAAATATAATCGTAGGGACAACAAATAATAATGCAGCCATCAGTATGTCTATAAAAAAAGCAGCTATGGGGCTTATTAAAAAGGGAGTTGAAATTACAGACGGAATTCTAAATAAAATTGAAATGGCTTTTCGGGCCTATGACCCTTGTTTTTCGTGTGCAACCCATAGTTTACCCGGTGAAATGAAGCTAAAATTATGTATTTATGATGAAAAAGGCAATTTGATTAATACGTATGAAAGAAAATAA
- a CDS encoding CoB--CoM heterodisulfide reductase iron-sulfur subunit A family protein has translation MRIGIFFCQIDNGLKINIDSVAKYAANLQEVEIVQILGVKPRINIDQLAETIKVNQLNRIVIAGDIPGYFKPLFTKAAATVGCNPEEIWLASYNEHGASGEDANERAKAIIACATMGVPFSLVAVGGGNPVNHTTLVIGGGIAGIQASLEIANAGKLVYLVEQNGTIGGHMAMFDKTFPTLDCAACILTPKMVSVGQHEKIKLLTNSKVVSVSGKPGTYRVKIRQRPRYVDIESCIACGLCSEVCPVKVPSEFDEGISMRKAIYIPFPQAVPNSYLVDGENCTYIQSAGQKCGVCIKKCPKECIHLDEEEKTIDIEVGNIIIATGYELLDIRKIEQYGYGIYPNVLTSLEFERLTNASGSTGGRIVMKSKRINKKTQEEEWYFSPEGIPPRNVALIHCVGSRNKKYNRYCSRVCCMYSLKFAHLLKEKIPNVNVYEFYIDMRAFGKGYEEFADRIRQEGTFIVRGHTASVSMKDGELIVKGEDIFHDRLVEFKVDMVILAVGLVPAKGTEELSRILGISRDRDGWLSELDYNGNPTDTDRGGIYVAGMCQAPKDIPDTVAQASAVAAGVLRSHTSGLGVGNLSSISLTEFEKRAKNIKIK, from the coding sequence ATGCGAATAGGAATATTTTTTTGTCAGATTGATAACGGTCTGAAAATTAATATTGATTCAGTAGCAAAATATGCAGCTAATCTGCAAGAAGTGGAGATTGTTCAGATTCTTGGAGTAAAACCAAGGATTAACATTGATCAGCTTGCTGAAACAATCAAAGTAAACCAGTTAAATCGAATTGTTATTGCTGGCGACATCCCCGGATATTTTAAACCCTTGTTTACCAAAGCGGCAGCTACTGTAGGATGTAATCCTGAAGAAATATGGTTAGCTTCCTATAATGAGCATGGAGCCAGCGGAGAAGATGCAAATGAAAGAGCAAAAGCAATCATCGCATGTGCTACCATGGGTGTCCCTTTTTCATTAGTGGCTGTTGGTGGAGGAAACCCCGTTAACCATACAACACTCGTAATCGGAGGAGGGATAGCAGGTATTCAGGCATCTCTGGAAATTGCAAATGCCGGGAAATTGGTTTATCTGGTGGAACAAAACGGAACAATTGGGGGACACATGGCAATGTTTGACAAAACATTTCCCACACTTGACTGTGCTGCATGTATTCTGACTCCCAAAATGGTTTCTGTCGGGCAACATGAAAAAATAAAACTTCTGACAAATTCAAAAGTTGTTTCAGTGTCCGGCAAACCAGGAACTTACAGGGTGAAAATAAGACAAAGACCTCGCTATGTTGATATTGAATCCTGTATTGCCTGCGGTCTTTGTTCGGAGGTATGCCCTGTCAAAGTTCCCAGCGAATTTGATGAAGGTATTTCTATGAGAAAAGCAATTTATATCCCATTTCCTCAAGCTGTACCTAATTCTTATCTTGTAGATGGAGAGAATTGCACATATATTCAATCTGCTGGACAAAAATGCGGTGTTTGTATAAAAAAATGTCCAAAAGAGTGTATCCATTTAGATGAAGAAGAAAAAACAATTGATATAGAAGTTGGAAATATTATTATTGCTACCGGTTATGAGTTATTGGATATCAGAAAGATAGAACAATATGGATATGGAATTTATCCAAATGTACTGACATCACTTGAATTTGAAAGACTCACCAACGCCTCTGGTTCCACAGGAGGCAGAATTGTCATGAAATCGAAAAGGATCAATAAAAAAACACAGGAAGAAGAATGGTATTTTTCCCCGGAAGGGATCCCGCCACGAAATGTAGCCCTGATACATTGTGTCGGATCAAGAAACAAAAAATATAACCGCTATTGCTCAAGGGTTTGCTGCATGTATTCCTTGAAATTTGCACACTTGTTAAAAGAAAAAATTCCAAATGTGAATGTTTATGAATTTTATATCGATATGCGGGCATTTGGAAAGGGTTATGAAGAATTTGCAGATAGAATCAGACAGGAAGGAACTTTCATTGTAAGAGGACATACAGCTTCCGTAAGCATGAAAGATGGTGAACTTATCGTGAAGGGCGAAGACATTTTTCATGACAGACTGGTTGAATTCAAAGTTGATATGGTAATACTTGCCGTAGGTTTAGTACCTGCAAAAGGAACCGAAGAACTTAGCAGAATATTGGGAATTTCAAGAGACAGAGATGGCTGGCTTTCAGAGCTTGATTACAATGGAAACCCGACAGATACTGACAGAGGTGGAATTTACGTAGCAGGCATGTGTCAGGCTCCAAAAGATATTCCGGATACAGTGGCACAGGCATCAGCAGTTGCAGCCGGTGTTTTAAGAAGTCATACCAGTGGGCTTGGAGTTGGCAACCTGAGTAGTATTTCTTTGACTGAATTTGAAAAAAGAGCAAAAAATATTAAAATCAAATAA
- a CDS encoding 4Fe-4S dicluster domain-containing protein, translating to MAIRVNPGFIDELDRYGAEDVQLCYQCGDCSTVCPHADEYYKFPRKSLRQLQMGLEQKIETTLEPWLCYYCGQCSEQCPREADPGETMMSLRRWLIGVYDFTGIARQFFKSKTSEILTIVIIGLLTGGFFLFYGFQHGNIHIYDGKDAFLNSSFIHHFDLSFGLILLVFLLINSVRMWYFTMIKGTPLKIPWWMYLKEIYQLPWHFFTQKRYAECEVKRGHKVYMPWILHLGLMLGYVTMLILVMVFIEQLQYGPEIRWQVHFFGYLASLGLIAGTVYFIRNRFIKNYIQYKKSHSTDWVFVVLLFFIVITGIAQHIFHRTGFYEIANYVYVAHLMFVVPWLFRMPFSKWSHLVYRPLAMYFATIRKETLKRQEKLMNPYALSIK from the coding sequence ATGGCAATACGAGTTAATCCCGGATTTATAGATGAACTAGACCGTTATGGTGCTGAAGATGTTCAGCTTTGCTATCAATGTGGTGACTGTTCAACCGTTTGTCCTCATGCTGACGAATATTATAAATTTCCAAGAAAATCATTGCGTCAGTTGCAGATGGGTTTGGAACAAAAAATTGAAACCACTCTTGAGCCATGGCTTTGCTACTATTGCGGCCAATGTTCTGAGCAATGTCCACGTGAAGCTGACCCTGGCGAAACCATGATGAGTCTCAGAAGATGGCTTATTGGGGTTTATGATTTTACTGGAATAGCCAGGCAATTTTTTAAATCGAAAACCAGTGAAATTCTGACTATTGTTATTATCGGACTCTTAACCGGGGGGTTCTTTCTCTTTTATGGTTTTCAGCATGGTAATATTCATATTTATGATGGGAAAGACGCTTTCCTTAATAGTTCATTTATCCATCATTTTGACCTGAGTTTTGGCCTTATCTTACTGGTTTTCTTACTCATTAATTCAGTCAGAATGTGGTACTTTACAATGATTAAAGGGACACCTCTGAAAATACCATGGTGGATGTATTTAAAAGAAATTTATCAGTTGCCATGGCACTTCTTTACACAAAAAAGATATGCAGAATGTGAAGTTAAACGTGGACATAAAGTTTATATGCCATGGATATTGCATCTTGGCCTGATGCTCGGATATGTAACCATGCTTATCCTGGTTATGGTTTTTATTGAACAACTTCAGTATGGACCTGAAATCAGATGGCAAGTCCATTTTTTTGGTTATCTTGCCTCTCTTGGCCTGATTGCAGGTACCGTTTACTTTATCAGAAACAGGTTTATTAAAAATTATATTCAATACAAAAAATCTCATAGTACTGACTGGGTATTTGTGGTTTTGTTATTTTTTATCGTGATAACAGGAATAGCACAGCATATTTTTCACCGCACAGGCTTTTATGAAATAGCTAATTACGTCTATGTAGCCCATTTGATGTTTGTTGTTCCATGGCTATTCAGAATGCCATTCAGTAAATGGTCGCATTTGGTTTACCGTCCATTAGCCATGTATTTTGCAACTATTCGAAAAGAAACATTAAAAAGGCAGGAAAAATTAATGAATCCCTATGCTTTATCAATAAAATAA